Proteins from a genomic interval of Crassostrea angulata isolate pt1a10 chromosome 7, ASM2561291v2, whole genome shotgun sequence:
- the LOC128155586 gene encoding tryptophan 2,3-dioxygenase-like isoform X2, which produces MEEDKAAAPKNYQEYLMLQRLLKCQVLQSAEAGKAVHDEHLFIITHQAYELWFKQMLFEIDSVRDTFASPSMNESRMLNVINRLQRVSLILKLLVDQFVILETMTPLDFLEFRQHLSTASGFQSLQFRLLENKLGVKQENRVKYNQQHYMKVFSDEESVKMLMESVEQPSLLLLLEKWLERTPGLQRHDFRFWQAFEIAVGRWLDETIYQPYIEETDPKIKETLMAEYQKQKDSFDTILDPIKYNTFIERGERRLSHKAFQGALLISLYRDEPRFHQPFQVLTLLMDIDSLMTKWRYNHVMMVQRMIGSKVGTGGSSGYHYLRSTISDRYKVFLDLFNLSTYVIPREYIPPLTMSMKRTLSTLFTEAESESGIEDQSSSLESSDQSTEEASNAMFTT; this is translated from the exons ATGGAAGAAGACAAAGCGGCGGCGCCCAAAAACTACCAAGAGTACTTAATG CTTCAAAGATTACTGAAATGCCAGGTTTTACAAAGCGCCGAGGCAGGGAAGGCCGTCCATGACGAGCATCTCTTCATCATCACACATCAAG CATACGAACTCTGGTTCAAGCAGATGCTTTTTGAGATAGACTCCGTACGAGACACATTTGCATCACCG tCCATGAATGAGAGTCGAATGCTTAATGTTATTAACAGACTACAGCGGGTCAGCCTTATTCTAAAG CTTCTTGTGGACCAGTTTGTAATCCTAGAGACTATGACACCTCTTGATTTCCTTGAATTCAG ACAACACTTATCTACAGCATCTGGCTTCCAAAGTCTTCAGTTTCGTCTCTTAGAGAATAAGCTTGGAGTCAAACAG GAAAATCGAGTGAAGTACAATCAGCAGCATTATATGAAGGTGTTCAGCGATGAGGAATCCGTGAAGATGTTGATGGAATCCGTTGAGCAGCCATCGCTTCTTCTGTTGTTGGAG aaatggttgGAAAGAACCCCAGGACTGCAGCGTCACGACTTCCGGTTTTGGCAGGCGTTTGAAATAGCTGTCGGCCGTTGGCTGGATGAGACTATATATCAGCCATACATA GAAGAAACTGACCCAAAGATAAAAGAAACATTAATGGCAGAGTATCAGAAACAGAAG GATTCCTTTGATACCATCCTTGACCCAATAAAATACAACACTTTTATAGAAAGAG gtgAACGTCGGCTGAGTCACAAAGCATTTCAAGGCGCACTTCTTATCTCCCTCTACAGAGACGAGCCTCGTTTTCATCAACCGTTTCAGGTTCTGACCCTCCTGATGGACATTGATTCCCTGATGACGAAGTGGAGAt ATAATCACGTGATGATGGTTCAGCGCATGATAGGAAGTAAGGTTGGAACTGGCGGGTCATCCGGATATCATTATCTGAGGTCAACCATTAG tgaTCGATACAAGGTTTTCCTTGACCTTTTCAACCTGTCGACCTACGTCATTCCACGAGAGTATATCCCGCCTTTGACGATGTCAATGAAGAGGACACTAAGCACGCTGTTCACTGAAGCGGAATCAGAGAGTGGAATAGAAGACCAGAGCAGCAGTCTAGAGAGCAGTGACCAGTCAACCGAGGAAGCATCGAACGCCATGTTTACCACGTAG
- the LOC128155586 gene encoding tryptophan 2,3-dioxygenase-like isoform X1, with protein MATNGKQEAMEEDKAAAPKNYQEYLMLQRLLKCQVLQSAEAGKAVHDEHLFIITHQAYELWFKQMLFEIDSVRDTFASPSMNESRMLNVINRLQRVSLILKLLVDQFVILETMTPLDFLEFRQHLSTASGFQSLQFRLLENKLGVKQENRVKYNQQHYMKVFSDEESVKMLMESVEQPSLLLLLEKWLERTPGLQRHDFRFWQAFEIAVGRWLDETIYQPYIEETDPKIKETLMAEYQKQKDSFDTILDPIKYNTFIERGERRLSHKAFQGALLISLYRDEPRFHQPFQVLTLLMDIDSLMTKWRYNHVMMVQRMIGSKVGTGGSSGYHYLRSTISDRYKVFLDLFNLSTYVIPREYIPPLTMSMKRTLSTLFTEAESESGIEDQSSSLESSDQSTEEASNAMFTT; from the exons ATGGCAACTAATGGAAAGCAAGAAG cAATGGAAGAAGACAAAGCGGCGGCGCCCAAAAACTACCAAGAGTACTTAATG CTTCAAAGATTACTGAAATGCCAGGTTTTACAAAGCGCCGAGGCAGGGAAGGCCGTCCATGACGAGCATCTCTTCATCATCACACATCAAG CATACGAACTCTGGTTCAAGCAGATGCTTTTTGAGATAGACTCCGTACGAGACACATTTGCATCACCG tCCATGAATGAGAGTCGAATGCTTAATGTTATTAACAGACTACAGCGGGTCAGCCTTATTCTAAAG CTTCTTGTGGACCAGTTTGTAATCCTAGAGACTATGACACCTCTTGATTTCCTTGAATTCAG ACAACACTTATCTACAGCATCTGGCTTCCAAAGTCTTCAGTTTCGTCTCTTAGAGAATAAGCTTGGAGTCAAACAG GAAAATCGAGTGAAGTACAATCAGCAGCATTATATGAAGGTGTTCAGCGATGAGGAATCCGTGAAGATGTTGATGGAATCCGTTGAGCAGCCATCGCTTCTTCTGTTGTTGGAG aaatggttgGAAAGAACCCCAGGACTGCAGCGTCACGACTTCCGGTTTTGGCAGGCGTTTGAAATAGCTGTCGGCCGTTGGCTGGATGAGACTATATATCAGCCATACATA GAAGAAACTGACCCAAAGATAAAAGAAACATTAATGGCAGAGTATCAGAAACAGAAG GATTCCTTTGATACCATCCTTGACCCAATAAAATACAACACTTTTATAGAAAGAG gtgAACGTCGGCTGAGTCACAAAGCATTTCAAGGCGCACTTCTTATCTCCCTCTACAGAGACGAGCCTCGTTTTCATCAACCGTTTCAGGTTCTGACCCTCCTGATGGACATTGATTCCCTGATGACGAAGTGGAGAt ATAATCACGTGATGATGGTTCAGCGCATGATAGGAAGTAAGGTTGGAACTGGCGGGTCATCCGGATATCATTATCTGAGGTCAACCATTAG tgaTCGATACAAGGTTTTCCTTGACCTTTTCAACCTGTCGACCTACGTCATTCCACGAGAGTATATCCCGCCTTTGACGATGTCAATGAAGAGGACACTAAGCACGCTGTTCACTGAAGCGGAATCAGAGAGTGGAATAGAAGACCAGAGCAGCAGTCTAGAGAGCAGTGACCAGTCAACCGAGGAAGCATCGAACGCCATGTTTACCACGTAG
- the LOC128191273 gene encoding uncharacterized protein LOC128191273: MGRVAGPFPYSPLHNLRLSPIGMVPKKDGTFRLIHHLSHPAGDSVNDYIDHKYCSVRYTPFEEALEMLEKLGSAGLPGTQECHYLVSKFTSLCDELGVPLAHDKTLGPTTKLVFLGLEIDTVAETVDWANDFQLELFTDSAGSENLGCGAIFGTHWAFLTWPESWKGACIFRDITFLELVPIAMAFSVWGKELVGKRFSLSSAVEQIQTCLSRSRPAPIDCSRLIPQTHLQYRAQELLSCSLSENTKKLYMTAVHQFNLFCHAYERNQTWPPNPNDLIHFVAYLSFKQFSSSTVKAYIAGISYFCRIRGFLDTTKSFILQKVLVGFSRMNTRVDNRKPITISILQGLISILPQVCLSNYESILFSALFCTAFFGYFRIGELVQDSKVKPGHAIQVGDVRLSTSNSVIITLRHSKTDQEGKGATITLVPASPICPIQHLNKYATLRPNSPGAFFIHLSGYPVTRYQAESVFIKAIRMLGLDTKMYKTHSFRIGAASNAWASGMSQMDIAGNGRWKSRCMYRYIRS; the protein is encoded by the exons atggGCAGGGTTGCTGGACCTTTCCCTTACTCCCCACTTCATAACCTTAGACTTTCCCCGATAGGCATGGTGCCAAAGAAGGATGGTACTTTCCGCCTAATTCATCATTTGTCTCACCCAGCTGGTGATAGTGTGAATGATTATATTGATCACAAGTATTGTTCAGTTAGATATACCCCATTTGAAGAAGCCCTTGAAATGTTAGAAAAGTTAGGTTCAG CTGGTCTTCCTGGGACTCAGGAATGCCATTATCTAGTGTCAAAATTTACCAGTCTTTGTGATGAATTAGGGGTTCCACTAGCCCATGACAAAACCTTGGGTCCTACAACAAAATTAGTGTTTTTAGGACTCGAAATCGATACAGTTGCAGAGACG GTAGACTGGGCCAATGATTTTCAGTTAGAATTATTCACAGACAGTGCTGGTTCTGAAAACCTAGGTTGTGGGGCTATTTTTGGAACTCATTGGGCCTTTTTAACATGGCCTGAATCCTGGAAAGGGGCATGCATATTTAGGGACATCACATTTTTAGAATTGGTTCCCATAGCAATGGCATTCTCTGTTTGGGGTAAGGAGCTGGTGGGAAAAAGA TTCTCTCTCTCGTCTGCAGTGGAACAGATTCAGACATGTCTTTCCAGAAGCCGACCAGCTCCCATCGACTGTTCCAGACTCATTCCTCAGACTCATCTACAATATCGAGCACAAGAATTGCTAAGTTGTTCCTTGTCTGAAAACACAAAGAAATTATACATGACAGCAGTTCAtcagtttaatttattttgccaTGCTTATGAACGTAATCAAACTTGGCCACCAAACCCTAATGACTTGATCCATTTTGTAGCGTATCTCTCATTTAAACAATTCTCATCAAGCACAGTCAAAGCATATATTGCAGgaatatcatatttttgcaGAATCCGGGGTTTTCTGGatacaacaaaatcatttatattacaAAAGGTATTGGTCGGATTTAGTCGTATGAACACAAGAGTTGACAATCGCAAACCAATAACCATCAGCATCCTTCAAGGTCTAATTTCTATTCTTCCTCAGGTTTGCCTATCAAACTATGAATCAATTTTATTCAGTGCACTTTTTTGCACAgcattttttggatattttagaATAGGGGAGCTAGTACAGGATTCAAAAGTAAAACCAGGTCATGCAATACAAGTAGGCGATGTTCGGTTATCAACCAGCAATTCAGTCATTATAACCTTAAGACACTCCAAAACTGATCAAGAGGGAAAGGGTGCCACAATCACTTTAGTGCCCGCTAGCCCAATCTGCCCCATCCAACATCTAAATAAATATGCAACTTTAAGACCAAATTCCCCCGGAGCCTTTTTCATTCATTTGTCTGGCTATCCAGTGACCAGATATCAAGCAGAATCGGTATTTATCAAGGCTATTAGAATGCTAGGTTTGGACACCAAAATGTATAAGACTCATTCTTTCCGCATTGGAGCAGCTTCCAACGCATGGGCTAGTGGAATGAGTCAAATGGATATTGCGGGCAATGGGCGTTGGAAATCTCGTTGCATGTATAGGTACATCAGAAGCTAA
- the LOC128155587 gene encoding uncharacterized protein LOC128155587: MPKRKTQSSESQPYQPRKRAGKQPPLLEPPSAPSTTDYPEVQMNLAPELPQSIPGPSYTLGAQETPPVEPLPPHQLQDLAERISTILKDRGSPQSQEEGTSQSGSELSNARVASYDNELGHNVPNNVKIKIANGEYVNLASLINNRTETDPNDDTKYFSLQNGSLALSAKSKLRPITDIQVWTDAFLVYASIFALAHPTETSGLFKNIHTIRLGANRVNGLGWRDYDIQFRLKKECNPSMAFAIVDQELWLLYMYNSAPSPQHLVNQPQPLKCYNFNYRGACSRQNCLYSHLCILCSQPHPYTMCRNTTRNSLNFRSGNFQSTWRPQSTVKPATNSNRIPLPLHARRQ, translated from the coding sequence ATGCCGAAGAGAAAAACACAGAGCAGCGAGAGCCAACCCTATCAACCTCGGAAACGAGCAGGGAAGCAACCGCCTCTCCTAGAGCCTCCTTCAGCCCCTTCGACTACTGATTATCCTGAAGTTCAGATGAATCTGGCACCTGAACTGCCCCAGTCCATCCCTGGTCCTTCTTACACACTTGGTGCACAGGAAACTCCCCCTGTGGAGCCGCTACCTCCTCACCAACTGCAAGACTTGGCGGAGCGGATATCCACCATCTTAAAAGACAGAGGGAGTCCTCAGTCGCAGGAAGAAGGTACATCTCAGTCTGGTTCTGAACTTTCGAATGCACGTGTAGCCAGTTACGATAATGAACTGGGACATAATGTACCCAACaatgtcaaaattaaaattgctaATGGGGAATATGTTAATTTGGCATCTTTGATTAACAATAGAACCGAAACTGACCCAAATGATGATACAAAGTATTTCTCACTTCAAAATGGCAGCTTGGCTCTATCTGCTAAATCCAAATTAAGACCCATCACTGATATTCAGGTCTGGACGGATGCTTTCCTTGTTTATGCATCTATCTTTGCTTTGGCTCATCCCACAGAAACTTCAGGcctgtttaaaaatattcacacAATACGGCTTGGGGCAAATCGGGTCAATGGTTTGGGGTGGCGCGATTATGACATCCAATTCAGACTTAAGAAAGAGTGCAATCCTTCAATGGCATTTGCTATAGTGGATCAGGAGCTATGGCTGCTTTACATGTACAACAGCGCACCTTCCCCACAACATTTGGTAAACCAACCCCAGCCTCTgaaatgctataattttaatTACAGGGGCGCATGTTCAAGGCAAAACTGTCTTTATAGCCATTTGTGTATATTATGCTCACAGCCCCACCCATACACAATGTGTAGAAACACTACTCGAAATTCCTTGAATTTTAGATCTGGAAACTTCCAATCAACCTGGCGTCCTCAGTCAACAGTTAAACCAGCCACAAACAGTAACAGAATCCCCCTTCCCTTGCATGCTAGACGTCAGTAA